The uncultured Subdoligranulum sp. genomic sequence GGGTGAGCGAGCTGGACGGCGGCTACGACTTCCACTGGAACGGCGCCGGCATGGAAACCGAGACCGCCTGGTCCTTCGACCCCACCGGGGGCAGTTGCTTTGCGCTGGGCGCCGGGTACGGCGTCTGCTGGGAGCAGGACACCCTGGGCCGGGTGCCGGGGCTCTACCGGGCGAAGGGGCTGACGCTGGACGAGGTCGCTGCCCTGCCCCGGGACGGGCTGGTCCGTGACCGGGAGGTGCTCTGCGCCTCCACCGAATTCGGCACGCTGGAGCCCTTCTACTGCCCCGAGGACGCCCAGGAGGCGCTGGCCGGGGCATCCATGGCGGACGGGTCCACGCTGCTCCTCTACCGCACGGCGGAGAACATGCTCTGCGCCGACCTGGTGAACGCGGCGGGCAGCTGCACCGATCACCGGGAGCTGGGCGAGGCGGAGGACTGGTCGGACATTCTTCCGGCCACCACGAGACTGCTGCCCCGCACCACTGACAGCGAAGCCTTCCTGACCATCACAGCGGAAGACGGCTGGCTGGTGCTGCTGCGGGCGGAGAACGGAAAATTCACGCTGGCAAAGCTGATGGAGGACGACATTTTCCTGCGGCCCGACGCGGTGGCGCTGAACGAAGCCGGGGACAAGATGCTGCTGGCCAAGAGCGAGTATGTCTATAACATCGGCGGCAGCGCCACGCTGCGCTCCCCCACCGAGGACTCCATCGAGCTGCGGGTGGTGGAGCTGGACAGCGGCCATGTGACCTACATCGGCAAACTGCAGACCGGCGCCGAGCGGGACTGGGCGCGCTTTTACACCACCCGCAACCTGCACGACGACCGCTACATCACCTTTGACACACTGCAAAAGGACGGAGGACTGCTGCCATGATCGAAGTAAAGAATCTGCGGAAAACCTACCGCAAACACGGGGCCGAGGTGGGCCTGCTGGGTGCGGATTTCACGGTGCCGGAGGGCCAGATCGTGGGCATTCTGGGGGAAAACGGCGCCGGCAAGACCACCCTTTTGCGCTCCATGGCAGGGCTTCTGCCCGCCAAAGGGGAGGCACTTTTTGACGGCAAGCCCGCAGCGGCCCAGTATGAGCGGATCAGCTACATCACCGGCGAGGGCAGCTACTACCCCACCCTGACGGCGGCGGAGTACGGCGCCATGCTGGCCGACCTGAACCCCGCCTTCGACGAGGTGCGGTACAAAGAATTTCTCGACTTTTTCAGCCTTTCGGGCCGGGACGTGATCGGGCATCTCTCCACGGGGCAGAAGGCCCGGGTGGAGCTGGCCGCCGGCTTTGCCAAGCACGCCGACTACTACCTGATGGACGAGCCGTTTTTGGGCAAGGACCCCTTCACCCGGAAGGATTTCCTCAAGCTGATGAGCGGCACGCTGCGGGGCGGCGAGACCATCCTGCTGACCACCCATTACCTGGAGGACGTGGAGCATTTCCTCGACCGGGCCATCATCGTACACGCCGGGCGCATCGCCGAGGACGTGCTGGTGGAGGAACTCCACGAGGCCGGGGACACCCTGCTGACCCGCATGGCCAAGGCCTGCGGCTGGGACCCCCAGCACTATCTGCAATTCGGGCAGCACGACGCCTGAACTTTCCTGAATACGCAAAACCCCGCCCCGCGCTGAAATGCGCGGGGCGGGGTTGTTTTATGGCGGATTCAGATACGCCGGTTTAGTCGTGGAAGCGGCGGTAGAGGACGATGCCGCCCACCAGCACCACCAGCACGATGACGCCGGCGGCCACAGGCACCACCGGGAAGGAGGCAGTGTCCGTATCGGTTTCAGGTTCCGCCGAGGCCTCGGGGGTGGCGGTGGGTTCGGGGGTGGGGGTAGCCGTAGGTTCCGGGGTGGGCGTGGGGCTGGCGGTGGGGGCCGGGGTGACGGTGATGGTGGTACCGCCCTGGCTGCCGCTGCCCTTGCCGGAGCTGCCGGAACTGCCCGTGCCGGAACCGCTGCCGCTCGGGGCGGCGGTGGCGGCGGGGTCCACGGCCCACTTGGCGTAGATGGTGGTGTCTTTGGTAAGGACCACACTGCTGACGGCCTGGGTCAGGGCCTGGTCGGCGTACCAGCCCTGGAAGAGGTAGCCCGCCCGCACAGGGGTATAGGG encodes the following:
- a CDS encoding ABC transporter ATP-binding protein encodes the protein MIEVKNLRKTYRKHGAEVGLLGADFTVPEGQIVGILGENGAGKTTLLRSMAGLLPAKGEALFDGKPAAAQYERISYITGEGSYYPTLTAAEYGAMLADLNPAFDEVRYKEFLDFFSLSGRDVIGHLSTGQKARVELAAGFAKHADYYLMDEPFLGKDPFTRKDFLKLMSGTLRGGETILLTTHYLEDVEHFLDRAIIVHAGRIAEDVLVEELHEAGDTLLTRMAKACGWDPQHYLQFGQHDA